GCAGTTGCCGCCTGCGGCATAGCGCCAGCCTGTGCGCCACTTTCGCCGCCGCCTTTCAGGTCGTCGTTGTTCACTGATTTGCCTCTTCTTCGGGGGCCATCCGTCATCTTGCCGATGCGGTAGCTCAGGTTCACCTTGAAGTTCATGTTGTGCATCACGTTGGTGCTCGTCTGGGAGAAGGTCGGCGTGTTCAGTTCGCTTCTCATCCGCATGGTTTGCGACAGGAAGTTCTCAGCGCCGAACCCGATGCTGCCCTTGCCCTCGTTGAAATCCTTCTTCAGGTTGAGGCTGTAGATGCCGAAGCCGCCCCGGCTGCCCTGCAACTGCACCTGGCTGCCCCGATAGAAGCCGAAGCCCTGGATGCCCCAGCCCTGGCCCAGGTTGTAGTTACCCATCGCCCGGACGTTGTAGACCACGCCGCTGTTGCTTGCCTGTTGGGCAGGGTCCTCGGCGTTGTTGTTCAGCACGGCGTAGTAAATGTCGGTGCCGCCGTTCAGCGTGAGTTTGTTGCTCAGGTTGATGCTGCCGAAAATGCTTCCGCCGTATGCCTCCTCCTGGCCGATGTTTGAAAAGGTTGTCACCAGTACCCCGTCACCCATTGGTTTCCTCACCGCCTGTATCGAGTTATTGGTATTGCGGACGAAAGTGGAGAAGTTGAGCGACGTTGTTTTGAAGTACGTGCTGTAGGACAGCTCATAGTTGTTGGTGTACTCCGGGTCCAGTTCAGGGTTACCCACCGTTGGCAAAGCCTGGTTCGGGTTCTGAACGTTCGGGTTCAGGAACTCCAGCGACGGGCGCTGGATGCGGCGGTTGTAGGCCAGCTTCACGGTATTGCCGTCCTTCAGCCGCTTCGACAGGTTAATGCTCGGCACCAGCACGCCATATGACGGTATACTCACATCTTCCTCGACTTCCTTAAACTTGGCGTTGATGGTGGTGTACTCGTAGCGGGCACCTGCCTTTACGCTGTAGTTGTTGACTGTGGTGAGCGTGTAAGACAGATAGCCCGCCGTCACATCCTGGTTGTAGTTGAACACGTTTCCAGCCACTTCTTCAAAAGGCCCGGTATCGCCAGCCGTAAGGGTCTCGTAGTCGCTGGTCACCTGGCGCGTAATCTGTTTCACGCCCAGCTCCACCATCTGATTCTTGGCTATCGGGTTGGCATAGTCCAGCTGCACCGTAGACTCCTGGTTAAAGCTCTCGTTGATGTTCTTCAGGCGGCGCTCTATCGCCTCCGCGTCACCGCTATATATCAGGTTGAGGAAGTCGTTGGTGCGGTTGTTACGGCTGAACTGCGTCAGCACACTGAATTCGTGCTGTGGCTTGTCGAAGGTGTGGGTGTAGTTGAGGTTCACGTCCACTGTCCCGGAGTTGTCGGTAGTTTCCACATCACGCAGGGAAGTGCTTAACAGGGAGCCGCCCTGGAAGAACTGCGAGAGCAGGTCATCCTGGTTGGCATGCCAGTTCCGCACCCCGTACTGCACCGAACCATTGAGGTAGTTCTTCTCGTTGATGTCGTAGTCCCAGCCGAGGGTATAGCGCCCGAACATCATGTTGTTGCTCGTCTCCGCCTCCTGCCGGATTACGTTCTGTACCCCGTCCACCAAGGTTGTCTGCTCGTTTTCGAAGCTGCCGGGCGTGTTGTAGCCCATGCGGCCGAAGCCGCCCAGCGAGAAGCCCATCTTGCCGGTGCGGTAGCTGCCGTTCAGGCCCAGGTTGGCGCCTCGCAGGCCCACGCCGGTGTCAACGCTCAGCGAGCCGCCCTGCAGGGTGTTCTTCTTCGTCACGATGTTGATGATACCGGCAGAACCTTCCGCGTCGTATTTTGCCGAAGGCGAAGTGATGACCTCCACCGACTTAATCATATCGGCCGGAATCTGCTTCAGGGCATCGGCCACACTGCCCGCCGTGATGGTGGAGGGCCTGTTGTTGATGAGCACCTTGATGTTCTGGCTGCCGCGCATCGACACGTTGCCGTCCAGGTCCACCGACAGCATCGGCACCTTGCGCAGCACATCCGCCGCGTCGCCGCCTTTGTTCGATTCGTCATTCTCGGCATTATATACAGTGCGGTCCACTTTCTCCTCTATCATGGCGCGCTGCCCCTCTACCACCACCTCATTCAGGGCTTTGGCGGTGGAGCTGATGCCAATCTTGCCCAGGTCAACCGAGGCGTTTTTGTCCGATATTACCAGATCCAGAGTCTTCGCCTCATAGCCTATAAAAGAGACGGCCACTTTATAGGAGCCGCTTGCCACTTTCTCTAAAGTGAACTTTCCTTTGTCGTCGGCCATCGTGCCATCCACCGGCTGGTTGGTGGTGGGGTTCACGAGGGCAATGGTGGCGTAGGGCACCGGCTGCTGCGTGGCGGCATCCACCACCGTGCCCGTGATGCTGCCCGCCACCGTGGCGGGAGCGGCAACTGCGGCGGTGGCCCCGGTGGCGTTTGTGGAAGCCAGCGGCCCCCCTTCGTTAGCGGGCGACTGCGCCACAACAACCTGGCAGAGGCAGGCAAGGACGAGCGTAGAGAGTAATTTGTTCATGGTGTTGACTTTTGCATATAAATCTGAACAAAGCAAATCTTTCCCCGCCGGATAAAAAAACCGAATAGACTGGCGGCTGCCAAACGCCGACGAGCAGCCTGGATCAGCCGATGATCACGGTTATGCGGAAAGTGCCCGTCGGGCACGGCAAATCATAGGTGAAATAGGGGCCAGCCGTCGGTGAAATAAGCTAAGCAGTAGATAAGGAAGGCTTTGGAAGTGAATCGGTTGTAGGTTTGTAATATATAGCTATATTAACCGTCACAATGGCCAATACCTTCATAAACCGACACGGGTACCTCCTGATACAGGGGCTGGTGCTGCTTGGGCTGCTGCTGCTGTTGTGCCAGCCCCTAGCCTGGGACATCGAATTGCCTATACAGTTCTGGGTGAAGCAGGGCGTCGTGTTTGTCCTGTGGGTGGGCCTTTTTTACCTGAACACGAACCTGCTGGTGCCCCGGCTCCTGTTTGAGAACAGGGTGGGGGCCTTTACAGCAGCCATACTCGGTGCGGTGGTGTTCGTGGTGCTGGCGAGCATAGTGGCGGATGTGTGGCTGAACCTGCCGGAACTGATGCACCAGGCCTTTAACCCAGGTGAATCGGGGAAGCCGCACAAGGGCGGTACGTATGTGAATCCGGTGATGATGCTGGCCACCCTGCTGGTGCTGGGCATCAGCACCAGCATCAAGACGGTGCAGAAATGGCAACTGGACGCGGAGGTCCGGCAAAGCCTGGAGCGGCAGAAAATCAGCTCGGAACTCTCGTTCCTGAAAGCACAGATAAACCCGCACTTCTTCTTCAACACCCTGCACAGCATCTACGCGCTCACGATGATCAACATCGAAACCTCCCGGGAGGCGCTCCATACGCTGTCGCGGATGATGCGCTATGTGCTGTACGAAACACAGTCGGGCACCACGTTGCTGAGCAAAGAGATTGAGTTCCTGGAGGATTACGTGAACCTGATGAAGCTCCGGCTGACAGAGAAGGTGACGGTGACGTTCGAGCGGCCGTCGCCGGTGCAGGACGTGCTGGTGGCCCCGATGCTGTTTCTGCCATACGTGGAGAACGCCTTCAAGCACGGTGTGAGCGCGCTGCTGCCGAGCAGGATATATATAGGCATACACCAGCAGGGGCAGGCGCTGGAACTGGAGGTGCGCAACACGATACTGCCCGAAAAGCGCGTGGTGCTGGAGGAGAGCAGCGGCATTGGGCTGGTGAACACCAACCGGCGCCTCGATTTGCTTTACCCGGGGCATTATAACCTGTCCATCACAGACAAAACGCCGGAGAACGAATACCGCGTACACCTAACGCTGAACCTGACATGAAACTGAAATGCATCGCCGTGGACGACGAGCCCCTGGCGCTGGGCATGATCGCCGCCTTTATCGACCAGACCCCTTTTCTGCAACTGGTGGGGCGTTACTCCAGCGCGGTGGAGGCGCTGCACGGGCTGCACCAGCAGCCGGTGGATTTGGTGTTCCTGGACATCCAGATGCCCGACCTGAGCGGCATTGAGCTGGCGCGTGTGCTCGACAAGGGCGAGTACGGCGTCGGGCCCCGCATCATCTTCACGACCGCCTTCAGCCAGTATGCGCTGGAGGGATATAAAGTGGATGCGCTGGATTACCTGGTGAAGCCCTTCAACTACGCCGATTTCCTGAAGGCGGCCAGCAAGGCGCAGGCCTACGCGGGGCTGCTGCAAAAGCCTGTCGCCGCCCTGCCCGCCCCGGCGGCCGAGCCGGAAGAAGAATACCTCTTCCTGAAAGTGGAGTACCAGCTGGTGCGCATCGCCTTCAGTGATATTTTATATATAGAGGGACTGAAAGATTACGTTAAGGTCCACCTCGGGAGCGAGGCGAAGCCGATCCTGTCGCTGACGAGCCTGAAGGCGCTGGAGGAGAAGCTGCCCGCCCGCAGGTTCATGCGCATCCATCGCTCCTTCATCGTGGCCCTCGACAAAATCAGCGCCGTTTCCCGCAACAAGGTGCAGATAGGGGAGACCAACATTGCCGTCAGCGACCAGTACAAGGACGCTTTCAACCAGTTCCTGAGCCGCTGGGTGTAGCTTTATATATACTGATCAGGGAAGCTGTTTTATTTTATATATGCGCGGCGGTGTCGTAAATTGCCGGATGAGCTGGAAGCAGCAGCAACTTAAAACGCCTATATGAACAAAGCAATCGTGATTGGGGCCTCGGGGCAGTTGGGGCAGTGCCTGCAGGCAGTGGCAAAAGAAAAGAACGCAGGCAACCTTATTTTCCTCTCACGGGAAGAGGCCGATATAGCGGATGCGGCTTCCCTTCGCGCCTTTTTTGCGGCGCATCAGCCTGCCTACTGCATCAATTGCGCCGCCTACACGGCCGTGGACAAGGCCGAGGACGAGCCGGAATTGAGCAGGCAAATCAATCGCGACGGCGTCATCAGCCTGAGCCAACTGTGCCGGGAGTTCGGGACCACGCTCATCCATGTCTCCACCGACTTTGTCTTTCCGGGAACTGCACTGCATCCTTTGTCGGAAACGGACGCCGCCGCGCCGGTGAACATATATGGCGCCACCAAGCTGGAGGGCGAGCAGGCCATCCCCGGCTATATAGCCAACTTCTTCATCATCCGGACCAGCTGGCTTTACTCCAAGTTCGGGAACAACTTCGTGAAAACGATGCTGCGGCTGGGCCGGGAAAAGGACGAGTTGCGGGTGATATGGGACCAGGTCGGGACACCCACTTATGCCATGGACCTGGCGGAGGTAATTTCCCATATCATGGAGACAAACAACACTGCCTACGGCATCTACCACTACAGCAACGAGGGGCTCGCCTCCTGGTACGATTTCGCCAAATCCATTTTCGAACTGAGCCATATATCCGTCAGGGTACTGCCCGTGCGCACCTCCGAGTACATCACCAAAGCCAGGCACCCGGCATACTCGGTGCTGGACAAATCGAAAATCAAGCAAAACCTGGGCATTGAGATTCCCTACTGGCGCGACAGCCTGAAAACCTGCCTCAGCCGAATTTAGGCTATGGCGGGCGGACTCATGACCATGCCGGCGCGACAGGAATGAAGTCCTAAAGAATCACTTATTAAAGTTAGATAAGGTGGTAAGGGTTCAGTTCTGCCATACATGGTTGATTATTTTTGATGTAAAGGCGGCATAGACCAGGTTTTAAGCGTATGTAAAAATCTGAAACAGAAAGCTATATGAAAAGCATCATCAAAATATGGAAGGCCGAGGCGCTTTTTTATATCCTTGTGGGCGCGCTTGCCCTGACTGTGGAAATCGTCAAGTTCGTGAGCCAGCTCTTTTAAGCGTGCCTAACCATATATAAGCTTGCTCCTGCATCGGGGTGTGAACCCATTTAGGACTTAGGGTGCGAATGTCCTCGCTTGTAGCTACTACTTCGGGGAGACGCCACATCTATCCTGAATTCACGATTCCGAAGATTCGCGCCAGTACAGGTAGAATCAAACAGTCCTGCCATATATGGCTGCTCCTCAACCCGGGCATTTTTACCGCCCCTTTCCGCATTTCCACTCCCAGGCATTTATGCTGACTTTAATAAATTCAGGTATATATAATAAACTTTCAAAATATAAATAGATTGTTTAGCTTGAGGTGAACTACAGGTAGCGTGCGGGCAAAGGCGACTGAGGGTGACAGCTGTAGGATACCTAACACCTGAACAGATGATGTACGCCTCCCAAGCCCTGATAAAGCAAACGCTGCCCCTTCTCCTGCTGCTCCTTTCCATCTACCCAAGCCTTAGCAGCGCCCAGAGCCGGAATGGCGAGCTGACGGGCAAGCTGCAGGACAACGCCTCCAAAGAAGCCCTTTCTTACGCCACCGTGGCCGTTTACACCGCCGCCGACACCGCCATGGTCACGTTCCGGATGAGCGATGAGGAGGGGATTTTCAAGGTGCCGGGCCTGCCCGTGAGCCAGGACCTCCGGGTGATCGTGACCATGATGGGATATGGGGTGTACCGGCAGGAGTTCCGGCTGACGCCGCAAAAGCCCGAGCTTGACCTGGGGGTTGTCGGCATGGAACAGACGTCGCGCCAGTTGAAGGAGGTGGTCATCCTGGCCGAGACGCCGCCCGTGCTAGTCAGAAACGACACGCTGGAGTTTAACGCGGCCTCCTTCAAAACGCTGCCTACCTCCCTGGTGGAGGACCTGCTGAAAAAACTGCCGGGTGTGAGTGTGGATGCGGCGGGCAATATTACGGTGAACGGGAGGGCGGTGCAGAAAATACTCGTGGACGGCAAGGAGTTCTTCGGCAGCGACCCTAAAATCGCCACGCGCAACCTGCCGGCCGACGTGATTGAGAAAGTGCAGGTGATGGACGACCAGGACGCACTGCGCCGCGACCCCGACATGCCAAAGATGGACATTCCGCAGGTCATCAACCTCACTTTCAAGAAGGGAATCAAGAAGGGGATGTTCGGGAAACTGTACGCGGGCGGGGGCACCGACGAGCGGTACGAGGGCGGCGGCATCCTGAATTTCTTCCGCGACACGACGCAGCTGAGTGTCCTGGGCTACTCCAACAACCTCAACCGGCCCGGCTTCGGGCTAGAGGACATCAGCAGGATTGGGGGCTTTGACCGCAGCGGCTTCAACAGCATGATGGTGCGCAGAGACGGGGGATTTGCCCTGAACGGCATCTCCTTCGGGGCCACGGGCGAGGGCATACAGCAGTCGTCGGGCGGCGGTGCCAATTTCAACACCGTCACGAGGAGCGGCCTGAAGCTGAACCTGCAGTACTTTTTCGGCGGTATCAACGCGGACGTGAACCAGCTCGTGAACAGCGAGCAGTTTCTGCAAACCGACACCCTGAACACGCGCCGCGACAGGAACCAGCACCGCAGCAACCTGAGCCACCGGTTGGGGGGCAAGGTGGAGTGGAAACCCGACACCCTGACGGATTTAAGCATCAGCCCCAGCGTCACCCTGTCCAACGGCTCCTCCAGCCAGCTTGCCTATATAAACACGCTCCGGAATGTATCCGAGCTGCTGAATGAGAGCACCAACGAGGAGCTGGTGGACGAGCAGAGCCTGGGGTTTTCCAACACCCTGTCGTTTCAGCGCTTATTCAGGAAGAAGGGGCGGCGGTTTAGCCTCTTTAGCACGTTGGACAATTCCAGCGCCGGGCATGACCAGTATAACGAGGCGGAGAACATCTTCTACCAACCCACACGCACCGTCACCTTCCTCGACCAGCTCCGGGACACCGACAACGATGCGTTTAACATGTACAACACCTTGTATTTCACGGAGCCGGTGAGCAAAGACCTGAGCGCCTTCGCCAGGCTGAACGTGCAGTATTTCAGGGACGACAACGTGCTGCGCACCTATATGGCGAATGTTGAAACCGGCTTGTATGACGTGCCGGTGGCCGGCTTGTCGAACGGCCTCGATCGGAGGGGATGGCGGAATTTGCTGACCACGGGCGTGAACTGGAAAATAAAGGAAGTGAGAATATCGCCCGGAATCCAGTTTACCTCCCTCGCCATCCGGAACGGCTTTCAGAAGTCGCCGGACATCAACCAGAGCTACTTTTACGTGTTCCCCTCCCTACGGATTGAATGGAAGCAGTTCGAATTCAATTACAATGCGGACATGAGAGAGCCGAACGCAACCGACCTGCAGCCGGTGCTGGACAACACAAACCCTTTGTTCATCCGGTACGGCAACCCACGGCTACGGCCTGCAGTGTCTAATAATGCTGGCCTGAGCTTCAGGAAGTACGACACAGGGAAATCCGTCAACTACGACGCTTCCGTCTTCGGTTCCTACAGCAACAACGACATCACCCAGGCGCGCACCGTTGACGAAAACGGCGTCCAGGAGATCAGACCCGTGAACACCGACGGCAACTGGCGGTTGAGCGGGCGCGGGCGCGTGATGAAGGATTACAAGTGCAATGACAAGAACCAGTTTTCGGTGGGGGCTGATTTGTTTTTCTCCTATACCAGGTCGCTTATCCTGTTGAACAGCATCCGAAGCTACGGCCGTTTCTGGAGCCTGAACCCCGAACTGGAGGCCCGGCTGAACCTGGATGACAAGCTGGAGCTAAACCAGGAGTTTTCCCTCAGCTATCAGCGGAGCGCCTACGAAAGCAACACTTTTGACAACCTGCGCTTCCATACCCGGACATCCAGGTCGGAGATTGTGGTGCGCCTGCCGGAGAAAGTGGTGTGGGAGGCCACCTTCGATTACTGGTACAACTCGAACGCGGTGCCGGGCCTGCAGAAAAGCTTCGGCAGGCTGAGTGCCGGGGTCACCTACCTGTTCCTGAAAAACGACCGCGCGCAGCTGAAGCTGTCGGTATATGACCTGCTGAACCAGAACATCAGCGCCTACAGGGTCATGCGGGAAAACCTGATAGAGGATTACCAGGTGGAGGCGCTGAACCGCTACTACATGCTGACCTTTACCTACAACATCCGCAATTTCGGCGGCAAGGTGGGCGGAAGAGAAACTCTGTTCCGGTTCTGAGGCCTCCAGCACCGGGTTTATATATAGATGCACGAACCCTGCTTTCCAGGTTCCGTTCTATAAATAGATTGAATGTTTTGGAGAAATAATTTCACGCATCACCTCAAAAGCACCTCCTATGAAGCTCCGTAACCTTTACCTGCTCCCTTTTCTCGTGCTCCTGGCAGCCTGCTCCGGAAGCGAAGAAAAAGTGCTCTATCCCACCAAAATGACCATCGGCGGCACCACGCACGAGTTTTTATATGCTGATGGCAGAATCTACAGCGTCACCACCACTAGGCCAGATTTTTACGAGGAGGTGACTTACCAATACGTCGATGAGGTGTTTGAAAAGCTTGAGGACAGATATAAAAATAAAATACTGAATATAACCTATCATCCCGACAATGGCACTATCGGCTGGGACAGCCGCGACTCCATAGAACATAAGCAGGAGATGATTTCTAATCGTTCAAATGAAGGCTTGGTGATGGAGGAGTCGCAGAGTGTGTACCTCCAGCACCGTACAGAAGGGCATACAGTCCATCATAAATATAACGAAACTAATCAGCTCCAGGAATCCATATATTACTTCTATGACGCTCGACTGTGGAGTCAAATGCAGTTGAATGACCCGAGATATATATCCAAGCGGATAAAATATGAGTATGCCCAGGGCAAACTAGCGAGGGTGGCCTACTACGGCCATATGTCCGAAAGGCCCTACCTGCAGATTGAGTTGAGGTATGATGACCAGCCCGGCTACCTGAGCAGCTTGCCGCTGGAGGCGCGGTTCATGCCGCTGGAGCTGCCTTACAGGGAGCACAACATCGTCAGCTACACCGTCAAAGACCTATATGGCAAAGTGCGGAAAGACCTGTCCTACACCTGCTCCTACGCTTATAACAAGGCGGGCTATCCCGTCAAGTTCACCCAAAAGATGTTGGACGGGCTGGAGGTAGAAGGCCATATCTACTACAGGGCGGCAGCAGACAACCTAACCGATATGCTTTCTGTGAAATAAGATACCTTAGGCGCTGGCAGCAAAGAAGCTCCTGGCCAGCAGATCAGCCGGATTTATATATAACCTGAAGCAGCCCAGGCATATATGGGCTGCTTCAGGAGAGGGTGATGCCAGAGGTGCGCCTGCCTTAGCTCCCTGTCAGGTTATAGATGTCCTTGATGTCCCGTAAGATGCGCTCGTGGTCGATGTGCAGGTCAATGATTCTGCCGGACTTTATATCGAACACCCAGCCGTGTACTGCGGGGTGGCCCTCCGCGGCATAGGTGAGCTGCAGCGCTGCCGTCTTGATGATATTTGTGCATTGCTCCTGCACATTCAGTTCCACCAGCCTGTCGTACCGCTGGCGCTCGTCGGCTATGGCGTTCAGCTCGGCCTTGTGCAACCGGTAAACGTCCCGGATGTTCCGCAGCCACGGGTTCAGGAGGCCCAAATCTTTCGAGACCATGGCCGCCTTCACGCCGCCGCACTCATAATGCCCGCAAACAATGATGTGCTTGACGTTCAGGTGCCGGATGGCGTAGTTGATGACTGACATGACGTTCAGGTCAACGTTGTTGACGAGGTTGCCGACATTGCGGTGTACGAACACCTCGCCGGGGCCCAGCCCCATCACTTCTTCCGCCGTCACCCTGCTGTCGCTGCACCCTATATACAGATAGTCCGGGTTCTGGTCCTTCGCCAGCTCCAGGAAAAAGTCTTTGTTGGTGCCGGTCTTCTGTTCAATCCACCTGCGGTTGTTCTCAAATAGTTCTTCGTATGTGGCCATATGTTGCTGTTATATATCCATTAATGGCAGTAAGATAAGGCAAAAAAATTTCTGGTGTAAACCCCGGGCCATAAACTGTGCTCTATAAACCCGAGGCAGGCATTGGTTTTCTGCCTTTCTTAAAAAGCCCGCCGCAAAGTATCACCCCGGAACCGGCTGAAGGTTTTTTCATTCTATGTGGGCCCGGAGGAGTGTACAGCTGTCAGGGATATGGGCAGCGTAATTTACTAACCTAAAACATCAGGAGCATATATGGCACTGGCCTGATATGAAAAGCTTGTAAGGGCAGCGAGAGCAGGAGACAGGACGCCTGCAGCACTCACTGCATCGCGCAACAGCCGTGGTTCCGGGGCAGCGTATAATGCATATACGACACAGCCTGCGCATGCGCCGGAGCCGGCAAAACGGAATGTTTCGGCGGAAGGGCAACTTTATCCGCCAGATACGCTTATATAGTTGTCGGGTAGCGGGGAGGGAAGAGGCAGAGCGCCAGGAATCCGTCGGGCACAGGCTGGTACCACGCCATATGGGAAGGCCTTTTAGAGAACCATCGTTT
This window of the Pontibacter russatus genome carries:
- a CDS encoding outer membrane beta-barrel family protein, with product MNKLLSTLVLACLCQVVVAQSPANEGGPLASTNATGATAAVAAPATVAGSITGTVVDAATQQPVPYATIALVNPTTNQPVDGTMADDKGKFTLEKVASGSYKVAVSFIGYEAKTLDLVISDKNASVDLGKIGISSTAKALNEVVVEGQRAMIEEKVDRTVYNAENDESNKGGDAADVLRKVPMLSVDLDGNVSMRGSQNIKVLINNRPSTITAGSVADALKQIPADMIKSVEVITSPSAKYDAEGSAGIINIVTKKNTLQGGSLSVDTGVGLRGANLGLNGSYRTGKMGFSLGGFGRMGYNTPGSFENEQTTLVDGVQNVIRQEAETSNNMMFGRYTLGWDYDINEKNYLNGSVQYGVRNWHANQDDLLSQFFQGGSLLSTSLRDVETTDNSGTVDVNLNYTHTFDKPQHEFSVLTQFSRNNRTNDFLNLIYSGDAEAIERRLKNINESFNQESTVQLDYANPIAKNQMVELGVKQITRQVTSDYETLTAGDTGPFEEVAGNVFNYNQDVTAGYLSYTLTTVNNYSVKAGARYEYTTINAKFKEVEEDVSIPSYGVLVPSINLSKRLKDGNTVKLAYNRRIQRPSLEFLNPNVQNPNQALPTVGNPELDPEYTNNYELSYSTYFKTTSLNFSTFVRNTNNSIQAVRKPMGDGVLVTTFSNIGQEEAYGGSIFGSINLSNKLTLNGGTDIYYAVLNNNAEDPAQQASNSGVVYNVRAMGNYNLGQGWGIQGFGFYRGSQVQLQGSRGGFGIYSLNLKKDFNEGKGSIGFGAENFLSQTMRMRSELNTPTFSQTSTNVMHNMNFKVNLSYRIGKMTDGPRRRGKSVNNDDLKGGGESGAQAGAMPQAATAAPQGGGMPQGAAPRGGATGSAPQGVRPGGAPVQSPATAPAVEAPATPADTTVANPVQADSPQQQNLTGRWKGTVGGAELNLDLVADDTTLTGTMQTPMGQTPITDGMVMGDEFTFNLSFEGNDILHKGHIAGDRITLKAEFQGQPMEITLERVQ
- a CDS encoding sensor histidine kinase — encoded protein: MANTFINRHGYLLIQGLVLLGLLLLLCQPLAWDIELPIQFWVKQGVVFVLWVGLFYLNTNLLVPRLLFENRVGAFTAAILGAVVFVVLASIVADVWLNLPELMHQAFNPGESGKPHKGGTYVNPVMMLATLLVLGISTSIKTVQKWQLDAEVRQSLERQKISSELSFLKAQINPHFFFNTLHSIYALTMINIETSREALHTLSRMMRYVLYETQSGTTLLSKEIEFLEDYVNLMKLRLTEKVTVTFERPSPVQDVLVAPMLFLPYVENAFKHGVSALLPSRIYIGIHQQGQALELEVRNTILPEKRVVLEESSGIGLVNTNRRLDLLYPGHYNLSITDKTPENEYRVHLTLNLT
- a CDS encoding LytR/AlgR family response regulator transcription factor — encoded protein: MKLKCIAVDDEPLALGMIAAFIDQTPFLQLVGRYSSAVEALHGLHQQPVDLVFLDIQMPDLSGIELARVLDKGEYGVGPRIIFTTAFSQYALEGYKVDALDYLVKPFNYADFLKAASKAQAYAGLLQKPVAALPAPAAEPEEEYLFLKVEYQLVRIAFSDILYIEGLKDYVKVHLGSEAKPILSLTSLKALEEKLPARRFMRIHRSFIVALDKISAVSRNKVQIGETNIAVSDQYKDAFNQFLSRWV
- the rfbD gene encoding dTDP-4-dehydrorhamnose reductase, whose translation is MNKAIVIGASGQLGQCLQAVAKEKNAGNLIFLSREEADIADAASLRAFFAAHQPAYCINCAAYTAVDKAEDEPELSRQINRDGVISLSQLCREFGTTLIHVSTDFVFPGTALHPLSETDAAAPVNIYGATKLEGEQAIPGYIANFFIIRTSWLYSKFGNNFVKTMLRLGREKDELRVIWDQVGTPTYAMDLAEVISHIMETNNTAYGIYHYSNEGLASWYDFAKSIFELSHISVRVLPVRTSEYITKARHPAYSVLDKSKIKQNLGIEIPYWRDSLKTCLSRI
- a CDS encoding outer membrane beta-barrel protein encodes the protein MMYASQALIKQTLPLLLLLLSIYPSLSSAQSRNGELTGKLQDNASKEALSYATVAVYTAADTAMVTFRMSDEEGIFKVPGLPVSQDLRVIVTMMGYGVYRQEFRLTPQKPELDLGVVGMEQTSRQLKEVVILAETPPVLVRNDTLEFNAASFKTLPTSLVEDLLKKLPGVSVDAAGNITVNGRAVQKILVDGKEFFGSDPKIATRNLPADVIEKVQVMDDQDALRRDPDMPKMDIPQVINLTFKKGIKKGMFGKLYAGGGTDERYEGGGILNFFRDTTQLSVLGYSNNLNRPGFGLEDISRIGGFDRSGFNSMMVRRDGGFALNGISFGATGEGIQQSSGGGANFNTVTRSGLKLNLQYFFGGINADVNQLVNSEQFLQTDTLNTRRDRNQHRSNLSHRLGGKVEWKPDTLTDLSISPSVTLSNGSSSQLAYINTLRNVSELLNESTNEELVDEQSLGFSNTLSFQRLFRKKGRRFSLFSTLDNSSAGHDQYNEAENIFYQPTRTVTFLDQLRDTDNDAFNMYNTLYFTEPVSKDLSAFARLNVQYFRDDNVLRTYMANVETGLYDVPVAGLSNGLDRRGWRNLLTTGVNWKIKEVRISPGIQFTSLAIRNGFQKSPDINQSYFYVFPSLRIEWKQFEFNYNADMREPNATDLQPVLDNTNPLFIRYGNPRLRPAVSNNAGLSFRKYDTGKSVNYDASVFGSYSNNDITQARTVDENGVQEIRPVNTDGNWRLSGRGRVMKDYKCNDKNQFSVGADLFFSYTRSLILLNSIRSYGRFWSLNPELEARLNLDDKLELNQEFSLSYQRSAYESNTFDNLRFHTRTSRSEIVVRLPEKVVWEATFDYWYNSNAVPGLQKSFGRLSAGVTYLFLKNDRAQLKLSVYDLLNQNISAYRVMRENLIEDYQVEALNRYYMLTFTYNIRNFGGKVGGRETLFRF
- a CDS encoding carbonic anhydrase; amino-acid sequence: MATYEELFENNRRWIEQKTGTNKDFFLELAKDQNPDYLYIGCSDSRVTAEEVMGLGPGEVFVHRNVGNLVNNVDLNVMSVINYAIRHLNVKHIIVCGHYECGGVKAAMVSKDLGLLNPWLRNIRDVYRLHKAELNAIADERQRYDRLVELNVQEQCTNIIKTAALQLTYAAEGHPAVHGWVFDIKSGRIIDLHIDHERILRDIKDIYNLTGS